Proteins from a genomic interval of Candidatus Binatia bacterium:
- a CDS encoding ribbon-helix-helix protein, CopG family, which yields MVQNNVINFRCSPEVAKRLDELAGTENRSRSNVLDTLLKRVLDREAIAWPIEQLVSSIRRDEEEHPHATDSKYGDYFRGSLHGAKWMLETILGKYAKDRALNDVRKKLGGPIPHCAPRDKDGSQIGFDSDAW from the coding sequence ATGGTTCAGAACAACGTCATAAACTTTAGGTGCTCCCCTGAAGTCGCCAAGCGCCTGGACGAGCTGGCCGGAACCGAAAACCGCTCGCGCTCGAACGTCCTCGACACCTTGCTTAAACGCGTGCTCGACCGCGAGGCCATCGCTTGGCCTATCGAACAGTTGGTCTCGTCGATCCGTAGAGACGAAGAGGAGCATCCCCATGCGACCGATAGCAAATACGGCGACTATTTTCGCGGATCGCTGCACGGAGCCAAGTGGATGCTAGAAACGATCCTCGGAAAATACGCGAAGGATCGCGCGCTCAATGACGTGCGTAAGAAGCTTGGCGGACCGATTCCGCATTGCGCGCCGCGGGACAAGGATGGCAGCCAGATAGGCTTCGACAGCGACGCCTGGTGA